From the genome of Clostridium sp. BNL1100, one region includes:
- a CDS encoding iron dependent repressor, metal binding and dimerization domain protein produces the protein MEELSKFHTVRGYQLLMQNKNLLTSSMEDYLEMIYRNSLTEGYMRINTISELLNVAAPSATKMVQKLSKIGLLQYKKYGIIFLTDNGRELGKFLLDRHNIIESFLKNLGADEDVLVETELVEHSISAGTLSTLNMFNKFLLLNPDLIQKFRDFCKQEIG, from the coding sequence ATGGAAGAGTTATCAAAATTTCATACTGTACGAGGATACCAGCTTTTAATGCAGAATAAAAATCTCCTCACCTCCTCAATGGAAGATTATCTTGAAATGATATACAGAAACAGCCTGACAGAGGGCTATATGAGAATTAATACCATTTCTGAGCTTCTTAATGTAGCAGCTCCCTCTGCAACTAAGATGGTTCAAAAGCTAAGTAAGATTGGATTGTTGCAATATAAAAAGTATGGAATTATTTTCCTGACTGATAATGGTCGTGAGCTTGGTAAGTTTTTGTTGGATAGACACAATATTATAGAAAGCTTTCTAAAGAATCTTGGGGCAGATGAAGATGTTCTCGTTGAAACAGAATTGGTGGAACACAGTATTTCTGCCGGAACCTTATCAACATTAAATATGTTTAACAAATTTCTGTTATTAAATCCGGATTTGATTCAAAAATTCCGGGATTTCTGTAAACAAGAGATCGGTTAA
- a CDS encoding amidohydrolase, which yields MLLIYNGKVVTMSDTDYENGYVLIDNDKIIAVGKDISEVKEQLMPDTKRIDANGGYVLPGFIDPHSHIGMWEDAVGFEGDDGNESTDPVTPQLRAIDAIYHADRSFVEAYESGVTTVVTGPGSANVIGGQFAALKTYGRCVDEMVIKHPVAMKVAFGENPKTVYNEKHQAPMTRMATAAILRESLFKAKEYRELCEEYKKDPEEYDKPEFDFKMEALLQVLNRQIPLKAHAHRADDIITAIRIAKEFDVDITLDHCTEGYLIKDILAEAGLPVIIGPMLTDRSKIELRNQNLKTPGILSKAGLKVAIMTDHPCVPEHHLCLCAAIAAREGMDEKEALKAITINAAEITGISERVGSIEKGKDADIVIFNGNPLELKTTVQKTIINGVVIYERKQDE from the coding sequence ATGCTTTTAATATATAACGGCAAAGTAGTAACAATGTCAGATACAGATTATGAAAATGGATACGTGCTTATTGATAATGATAAAATAATAGCTGTAGGAAAGGATATATCAGAGGTTAAAGAACAACTGATGCCGGATACAAAGAGGATAGATGCAAACGGAGGCTACGTATTACCGGGCTTTATAGACCCTCACAGCCATATTGGAATGTGGGAGGATGCAGTTGGCTTTGAAGGTGACGACGGAAACGAGTCCACTGATCCGGTAACACCGCAATTAAGAGCAATAGATGCTATTTACCACGCAGACAGGTCTTTTGTGGAAGCTTATGAAAGCGGTGTGACAACTGTTGTTACCGGTCCGGGCAGTGCTAACGTAATAGGCGGACAGTTTGCTGCTCTGAAAACTTACGGGCGATGTGTAGATGAGATGGTTATAAAGCATCCTGTAGCAATGAAGGTGGCATTCGGAGAAAATCCAAAAACAGTGTATAACGAAAAACATCAGGCACCTATGACCAGAATGGCTACTGCTGCAATACTTCGTGAAAGTCTGTTTAAGGCAAAAGAATATAGGGAACTTTGTGAAGAATATAAAAAAGACCCTGAAGAATATGATAAGCCTGAGTTTGACTTTAAGATGGAAGCATTGCTTCAGGTATTAAACAGGCAGATACCTTTGAAAGCTCATGCACATAGAGCCGATGACATAATAACGGCTATCAGGATAGCTAAAGAATTTGATGTAGATATTACACTTGACCACTGTACGGAAGGTTATCTTATAAAAGACATTCTGGCAGAAGCAGGACTTCCTGTGATTATAGGGCCAATGCTTACCGACAGATCAAAAATAGAATTGAGAAACCAAAACCTGAAAACACCGGGGATTCTTTCAAAAGCAGGGTTAAAGGTTGCAATAATGACCGATCACCCTTGTGTTCCCGAACATCATTTGTGTCTGTGTGCCGCAATCGCCGCCCGTGAAGGTATGGATGAAAAAGAAGCCTTAAAGGCAATAACAATAAATGCTGCAGAAATAACAGGTATCAGTGAACGAGTAGGTTCTATAGAAAAAGGAAAGGATGCCGACATCGTTATATTTAACGGAAATCCGTTGGAATTGAAAACCACCGTACAGAAGACTATAATAAACGGTGTTGTAATTTATGAAAGGAAACAGGATGAATAA
- the tsaE gene encoding tRNA (adenosine(37)-N6)-threonylcarbamoyltransferase complex ATPase subunit type 1 TsaE has product MNKLETHSFEETVEAGLKLGNILKPGDVIWLSGDLGTGKTALTNGIAKALGIDAYITSPTFNLVNEYEGRLPLYHFDVYRIADPDEMFDIGFEEYLSNGGVTVIEWGEQIAEILPPDIIRVTIAKNLQKGLDVREITIEFIGSRYSDYRI; this is encoded by the coding sequence ATGAATAAACTTGAAACACATTCCTTTGAAGAAACAGTTGAAGCAGGACTAAAGCTAGGTAATATTCTTAAACCCGGCGATGTTATCTGGCTGTCAGGGGATCTGGGAACGGGAAAAACCGCTTTGACCAACGGTATAGCAAAAGCTTTGGGAATAGACGCCTATATAACCAGCCCTACATTCAATTTGGTAAATGAATATGAAGGAAGACTGCCGTTATATCACTTCGATGTGTACAGGATTGCCGACCCGGATGAGATGTTTGATATTGGTTTCGAGGAATATTTAAGTAATGGCGGTGTGACGGTGATTGAGTGGGGAGAGCAGATAGCAGAAATTCTTCCGCCGGATATAATACGTGTTACTATAGCGAAAAATCTTCAAAAGGGATTGGATGTAAGAGAAATAACAATAGAATTTATAGGCAGTCGGTATTCCGACTACAGGATTTAA
- the tsaB gene encoding tRNA (adenosine(37)-N6)-threonylcarbamoyltransferase complex dimerization subunit type 1 TsaB — MRILAVDTSTNVASAAILEDDTIIGEYNCNRGKTHSQRLMPMVQHLMETVGLTVSDIDAFSASIGPGSFTGLRIGVTTVKAMAFAAEKPVISVHTLDALAYNIPFAENLICPMIDARNNQVFTAIYRFIGNKLERLTDYMGIPVKELADVLRSMEGDTVFLGDACIMHRDYFVSELGNRVKIAPPGTALAKASSVAILAGKAYREGKLESCYDMVPFYLRKSQAERERENQKVKSDD, encoded by the coding sequence ATGAGAATACTTGCTGTGGACACTTCAACAAATGTTGCGTCAGCTGCAATATTAGAAGACGATACAATAATAGGAGAATATAACTGCAATCGGGGAAAAACACATTCACAGAGGCTTATGCCCATGGTACAGCACCTTATGGAAACAGTGGGGCTGACTGTAAGTGATATTGACGCCTTTTCTGCGTCAATAGGGCCGGGTTCCTTTACAGGCCTGCGAATAGGAGTTACAACAGTAAAGGCAATGGCATTTGCGGCAGAAAAGCCTGTAATAAGTGTACACACCCTTGATGCACTGGCGTATAATATCCCATTTGCAGAAAATCTTATTTGTCCCATGATAGATGCACGTAACAATCAGGTGTTTACCGCCATATATAGATTTATAGGGAATAAACTTGAAAGGCTAACCGACTACATGGGAATACCCGTTAAAGAATTGGCCGATGTATTAAGGAGTATGGAAGGAGATACAGTCTTTCTGGGAGATGCCTGCATTATGCACAGGGACTACTTTGTGAGTGAACTGGGTAATAGAGTAAAGATTGCACCTCCCGGCACAGCGCTGGCAAAAGCATCATCAGTAGCCATACTGGCGGGAAAGGCCTATAGGGAAGGAAAACTGGAAAGCTGCTATGATATGGTACCTTTTTATTTGAGAAAATCCCAGGCTGAACGAGAAAGAGAGAATCAAAAGGTAAAATCAGATGATTAA
- the rimI gene encoding ribosomal protein S18-alanine N-acetyltransferase, translated as MINKFEIKEMTAGHIDGVMVVENLSFKIPWSRQAFVDEITTNDMAVYFVALCNEQVIGYGGMWKIFDEGHITNIAVHPEFRRCGAASGIIEKILETSEGKGVKSLTLEVRKSNVAAQNLYCKYGFKPEGIRKGYYSDTGEDALIMWKHGI; from the coding sequence ATGATTAACAAATTTGAAATAAAGGAAATGACAGCTGGCCATATAGACGGAGTGATGGTTGTAGAAAATCTCAGTTTTAAAATACCCTGGTCAAGACAGGCATTTGTGGATGAGATAACTACTAATGATATGGCCGTATATTTTGTAGCGTTGTGTAATGAGCAGGTTATCGGATATGGAGGTATGTGGAAAATATTTGATGAGGGACACATAACCAATATTGCCGTACACCCTGAATTCCGACGCTGTGGGGCAGCCTCGGGCATAATAGAGAAAATACTTGAAACATCGGAGGGAAAAGGGGTAAAAAGCCTTACCCTTGAGGTTCGGAAAAGCAATGTTGCAGCCCAAAATCTGTACTGCAAATATGGTTTTAAACCGGAGGGCATTCGCAAAGGTTATTATTCGGATACCGGAGAGGATGCACTGATAATGTGGAAACACGGTATCTAG
- a CDS encoding ATP-binding protein — protein MTKLKELSYQDLDNRCKLESLPFKSTSQLETYEGIIGQERASKAMKFGLKMKMRGYNIYMSGPTGTGKTSFAKQILNETAANQKIPDDWCYIYNFSQPNQPLAINLPAGTGKQFQQDMDEFTKIIKQEIVNAFDNDQYEKEKSEIMDEYEDKKDELLDKLSKDAEEHGFKVNTGSSGIYFLPIIEGRTISEEEFSSLDEETKDEINQKTNILQQETLDIIRKLKNNDKETEKKVSEWENKIALLALGVHIDDLKEKYRKFEVIQKYLEEVQKDILDNLDDFKEEEVSEEQQQLVIPWMQKPETSITKYKVNVLVDNSTLKGAPVILDSNPTYSNLIGKIEYENEFGSVSTDYTKIKPGLFHVANGGYLILQAKDVLGNPQAYEAINRVLKTKKIIIENMKDQTGVVAVTAIKPQPIPVDLKVILVGSTTIYELLYEYEEDFRKLFKVKVDFDEEMERNDENILKLAQFISGFCKKENTLHFDKSGVAKVVEYASGLVEDKNKLSTRFNEIVEILCESCMWAEDDGAKLVKAKHVQQAISEKAYRCDRLDKKLLEMLNEGTIMVDTEGSEIGQINGLTVMDMGDYSFGKPSRITASTYIGESGIVNVEREVDLSGTSHSKGVLILSGYIGQKYAQEFPLSLTASLCFEQMYGGVDGDSASSAELYAILSSLAEVPIKQSIAVTGSVNQKGEIQPVGGVRYKIEGFFELCKLRGLTGEQGVIIPCQNVKNLVLKDEVIDAVKKKLFHIYPVETIDQGIEILTGKKAGEKGKNGEYKSDTINYLVNEKLRRFAATVSSSGGKRNIKR, from the coding sequence ATGACAAAGCTAAAAGAGCTTTCATATCAAGATCTTGACAACAGATGTAAACTTGAATCATTACCATTTAAGAGCACATCACAGTTAGAAACCTATGAAGGCATTATAGGTCAGGAAAGAGCTTCAAAGGCTATGAAATTCGGTCTCAAGATGAAAATGAGAGGCTACAATATATATATGTCAGGGCCTACAGGAACAGGAAAAACAAGTTTTGCCAAACAAATATTAAATGAAACTGCCGCAAATCAGAAGATACCTGATGATTGGTGCTACATATACAATTTCAGTCAGCCTAATCAGCCTTTGGCTATAAACCTTCCAGCCGGAACAGGAAAGCAGTTTCAGCAAGACATGGACGAATTTACAAAAATAATAAAACAGGAAATAGTCAATGCCTTTGACAATGATCAGTACGAAAAAGAAAAATCAGAAATAATGGATGAGTACGAGGACAAGAAAGACGAGCTCCTTGATAAACTGAGCAAAGATGCTGAAGAGCATGGTTTCAAGGTTAATACAGGCAGCTCCGGAATATACTTTCTGCCTATCATAGAAGGAAGAACCATCAGTGAGGAAGAATTCAGCAGTCTGGATGAGGAAACAAAAGATGAAATAAACCAAAAAACAAATATTCTTCAGCAGGAAACACTGGATATAATAAGAAAGCTGAAAAACAATGACAAGGAAACAGAGAAGAAGGTGTCGGAATGGGAAAATAAAATCGCTTTACTGGCACTGGGCGTACATATAGATGATTTAAAGGAAAAATACAGAAAATTTGAAGTAATACAAAAGTACCTTGAAGAGGTACAGAAGGACATTCTTGATAATCTGGACGACTTCAAGGAAGAAGAAGTTTCTGAAGAACAGCAACAGCTGGTTATTCCTTGGATGCAAAAGCCGGAAACGTCCATTACAAAATATAAGGTAAATGTATTGGTTGATAATAGCACCCTAAAAGGAGCTCCGGTAATTCTGGATTCCAATCCTACATATTCCAACCTCATAGGAAAAATTGAATATGAAAATGAGTTTGGCTCTGTATCAACTGACTATACAAAAATAAAGCCCGGATTATTTCATGTTGCAAACGGAGGATATCTCATACTGCAAGCGAAAGATGTTCTCGGCAATCCACAGGCATATGAGGCTATAAACAGAGTATTGAAAACAAAGAAAATAATAATAGAGAACATGAAGGATCAAACAGGTGTAGTGGCTGTTACAGCAATTAAGCCCCAACCCATACCTGTAGATCTCAAAGTAATATTAGTTGGGAGTACTACCATTTATGAGTTGCTGTATGAATACGAGGAAGATTTCAGAAAGCTATTTAAAGTCAAAGTAGACTTTGATGAGGAAATGGAAAGAAATGATGAAAATATATTAAAGCTGGCTCAATTCATAAGCGGCTTCTGTAAAAAAGAGAATACACTTCATTTTGATAAATCAGGTGTAGCCAAGGTAGTTGAATATGCTTCAGGGCTAGTAGAGGATAAAAACAAGCTGTCTACAAGGTTTAATGAAATAGTTGAAATACTTTGTGAATCATGTATGTGGGCAGAGGATGACGGTGCAAAGCTTGTAAAAGCAAAGCACGTTCAGCAGGCTATTTCAGAAAAAGCTTACAGATGTGACCGTTTGGATAAAAAGCTTTTGGAAATGCTCAATGAGGGAACAATAATGGTAGACACCGAAGGCAGTGAAATTGGTCAGATTAACGGACTTACGGTCATGGATATGGGAGATTATTCCTTTGGAAAGCCTTCCAGAATAACTGCGTCAACCTACATTGGAGAAAGTGGGATAGTCAACGTTGAAAGGGAAGTTGATTTAAGCGGAACCTCTCACAGTAAGGGCGTTCTCATATTAAGCGGATATATAGGTCAAAAATATGCACAGGAATTTCCGCTTTCACTTACGGCAAGCCTTTGCTTTGAACAAATGTATGGAGGCGTTGACGGAGACAGTGCATCAAGTGCCGAGTTATACGCAATATTATCCAGTTTGGCGGAAGTACCCATAAAGCAATCAATAGCAGTAACCGGGTCTGTTAACCAGAAAGGTGAAATACAGCCTGTAGGCGGTGTAAGATATAAAATAGAAGGGTTTTTTGAACTTTGTAAACTCAGAGGCTTGACAGGTGAGCAGGGAGTAATTATACCTTGCCAGAATGTAAAGAATCTTGTTTTAAAGGACGAAGTAATAGATGCCGTAAAGAAAAAATTATTTCATATATACCCTGTTGAAACCATTGATCAGGGAATTGAAATATTGACAGGCAAAAAAGCAGGTGAAAAAGGTAAGAATGGAGAATACAAAAGCGATACCATAAATTACCTGGTAAATGAAAAATTGAGAAGATTTGCCGCTACAGTATCATCATCAGGAGGAAAAAGAAACATAAAGAGATAA
- a CDS encoding sigma-70 family RNA polymerase sigma factor, whose product MALTDAELVSQCVNGDSSAFEEIVTRYKKLVYSVVYKMISDKEEVHDVCQEVFIRLYRSLDKYNPEFKMSTWIVKITSNLCLDTLRKKKQDTVTLDDAIGVSSGVDTPEEAVIKHQRSQLIKKAIDELPEKYKILIVLFHNRGMSYEEMTKILNEPMSIIKNRLYRARLMLKEKLESARKEEVL is encoded by the coding sequence TTGGCACTTACGGATGCAGAGCTGGTGTCTCAGTGCGTGAATGGAGATAGTAGTGCGTTTGAGGAAATAGTTACCAGATATAAGAAGCTGGTCTACAGCGTTGTATATAAAATGATATCGGACAAGGAAGAGGTACATGATGTATGTCAGGAGGTTTTTATAAGGCTTTACCGTTCCCTTGATAAATACAATCCGGAGTTTAAAATGTCTACATGGATTGTAAAAATCACCTCCAATTTATGTCTGGATACCCTCAGAAAGAAAAAACAGGACACTGTTACGCTGGACGATGCAATCGGAGTTTCAAGTGGGGTTGATACACCTGAAGAAGCAGTTATAAAGCATCAAAGATCTCAATTGATAAAAAAGGCCATAGATGAACTGCCGGAAAAGTATAAAATATTAATAGTACTTTTTCATAACCGAGGAATGTCATATGAAGAAATGACAAAGATATTAAACGAACCTATGTCAATTATAAAAAACCGCCTTTACAGAGCGAGGCTAATGTTGAAGGAAAAGCTTGAGAGTGCAAGAAAGGAGGAGGTATTATGA
- a CDS encoding zf-HC2 domain-containing protein — protein sequence MNCNESQNYMMRYFDKDLNDIEQAKLKQHLKNCEKCSEEFTNMQEIFTEIEQDTEFLEPPEDFELQVLNRIEKEAYMYQKQKNDNVFVYNILLMAVSLIFIIVFGSIMWEVLNKPIGLIQQTHLTLEMVRDFLSAAVSMIKGLAIAVVGVTASIYKTYYYAYMILGILLLVTQGLFIRMVKAGNGGAQ from the coding sequence ATGAACTGTAACGAATCACAAAACTATATGATGAGATATTTTGACAAAGACTTAAATGATATTGAGCAGGCAAAGCTGAAACAGCACCTCAAAAATTGTGAGAAATGTTCGGAAGAATTCACTAATATGCAGGAGATATTTACCGAAATCGAACAGGATACAGAGTTTCTGGAACCTCCTGAAGACTTTGAACTTCAAGTCCTGAACAGGATCGAAAAAGAAGCTTATATGTACCAAAAGCAAAAAAACGACAATGTTTTTGTTTATAATATATTATTAATGGCTGTTTCCCTGATATTTATAATTGTTTTTGGAAGTATAATGTGGGAAGTATTAAACAAGCCTATCGGATTAATACAGCAGACTCACCTGACATTGGAGATGGTCAGGGACTTTTTATCAGCAGCCGTAAGTATGATTAAGGGTTTAGCCATAGCTGTTGTTGGTGTTACCGCTTCGATTTACAAAACATACTATTATGCATATATGATACTGGGTATTTTACTGCTCGTAACACAAGGACTTTTTATCCGAATGGTAAAAGCGGGTAATGGAGGAGCACAATGA
- a CDS encoding HPr family phosphocarrier protein has translation MISTKVTINCPAGLDSKAAALLVQKVSGYSSSIWLEKGERRANAKSLLGLLSLGVERNAAITIITDGEDEKKAADEISEYFTVGF, from the coding sequence ATGATATCTACTAAAGTTACAATAAACTGCCCTGCAGGATTGGATTCCAAAGCTGCGGCGTTGCTTGTTCAGAAAGTATCCGGTTATAGTTCCAGCATATGGTTGGAAAAGGGTGAGAGAAGAGCAAATGCTAAAAGCCTTTTAGGGTTGCTTTCACTGGGAGTTGAAAGGAACGCTGCCATTACAATAATTACTGACGGAGAAGATGAAAAAAAAGCAGCAGATGAAATATCAGAATATTTTACTGTTGGATTTTAG
- the uvrC gene encoding excinuclease ABC subunit UvrC yields the protein MFDIQEELKKLPDKSGVYIMKDANGVVIYVGKAVVLKNRVRQYFQQSANHPPKVQAMVSKVSEFEYIVVDSEVEALMLECNLIKKYKPKYNILLKDDKHYPYIKVTLNEEYPRILKTRRVEKDGARYFGPYSSGFAVNDTIDTLKKLFPLKTCNKNLPRDIGKTRPCLNYHMKQCLAPCQGGVNRDEYREMMKKICRFLGGQYDEIINDIRVQMESAAEQLDFEKAAQLRNKISSIKQLSESQKVLSTDLEDRDIIGYYADSTDLCVQVFFVRNGRVIGREHFIFEGEANEDKRYSLSTFIKQFYTTVQYVPSEIVLQSEIDDSETISKWLSEKRGFKVALRVPQRGDLVKLVHMVSENAEITLKLHRERQSREGTVPAEGMSQLVKLLGLEEAPARIESYDISNTGSSEIVASMVVFENGRPARQEYRKFKMKSIEQQNDYGSMQETLFRRLNRAKREKEEAAENAKFSKLPDLILVDGGLNHVNAARQVVEELGYSFKIAGMAKDDRHRTKSLVYMGNEYDLAANMPLLRLITEIQDETHRVAVEYNRKLREKRYVKSELDEIEGIGQTRKKALIRHFKSVAAIKKADITQLQEVDGISEKIAKKIYEYFN from the coding sequence TTGTTTGATATTCAGGAAGAACTGAAAAAGTTACCCGATAAATCAGGTGTATATATAATGAAGGATGCCAACGGAGTGGTTATATATGTAGGTAAGGCTGTTGTACTCAAAAACCGGGTAAGACAGTACTTCCAGCAGTCTGCAAACCACCCTCCCAAGGTTCAGGCAATGGTTTCCAAGGTCAGCGAATTTGAGTATATTGTAGTTGACTCGGAAGTAGAAGCGCTTATGCTTGAATGTAATCTAATAAAAAAGTACAAGCCCAAATATAACATCCTCCTTAAAGATGATAAACATTATCCATATATAAAGGTAACTTTAAATGAGGAATACCCCAGAATTCTGAAGACCAGAAGAGTTGAAAAGGACGGTGCCAGATATTTTGGCCCTTACTCCAGCGGTTTTGCGGTTAATGATACCATAGATACTTTAAAAAAACTGTTTCCTCTTAAAACCTGTAATAAAAATTTGCCCAGGGATATAGGCAAAACCCGTCCCTGCCTGAACTACCACATGAAGCAGTGCTTGGCTCCCTGTCAAGGTGGGGTAAACAGGGATGAATACAGGGAAATGATGAAGAAAATATGCAGATTTTTAGGCGGACAGTATGACGAAATAATAAATGATATTCGTGTACAAATGGAAAGTGCTGCAGAACAGTTAGACTTTGAGAAGGCGGCACAACTGCGAAATAAAATATCAAGCATAAAGCAACTCTCGGAATCTCAGAAGGTATTATCTACAGATTTGGAGGACAGGGATATAATAGGTTATTACGCAGATTCCACAGACCTCTGTGTACAGGTGTTTTTTGTAAGAAATGGTAGAGTTATTGGCAGGGAGCATTTTATATTTGAAGGGGAAGCTAACGAGGATAAGAGATATTCCCTTTCAACCTTTATAAAGCAGTTTTACACTACAGTTCAGTATGTTCCTTCGGAAATAGTGCTTCAGAGTGAAATAGATGACAGTGAGACTATATCAAAATGGCTTAGTGAAAAGAGAGGCTTTAAAGTGGCTTTAAGGGTGCCTCAAAGAGGGGACTTGGTAAAGCTTGTTCATATGGTATCGGAGAACGCTGAAATTACATTAAAGCTTCACAGAGAACGTCAAAGCAGGGAAGGTACAGTGCCTGCGGAAGGAATGTCTCAGTTGGTAAAACTGTTAGGACTGGAGGAGGCTCCGGCAAGGATTGAATCTTATGATATATCCAACACGGGCTCATCGGAAATAGTAGCCTCTATGGTAGTATTTGAAAATGGAAGGCCTGCCCGTCAGGAGTACAGAAAATTCAAAATGAAGTCCATAGAGCAGCAAAACGATTATGGAAGTATGCAGGAGACTTTGTTCAGAAGGTTAAACCGTGCAAAGCGTGAAAAGGAAGAGGCTGCTGAAAATGCCAAATTCTCAAAATTGCCGGACTTAATACTTGTGGATGGAGGCTTAAACCATGTGAATGCAGCCAGACAGGTTGTTGAGGAACTTGGCTATAGTTTTAAAATAGCAGGTATGGCCAAAGACGACAGACACCGTACAAAGTCACTTGTTTACATGGGAAATGAGTATGATTTAGCGGCAAATATGCCTTTGTTAAGGCTGATTACGGAAATACAGGATGAGACTCACAGAGTTGCCGTAGAATATAACAGAAAACTCAGGGAAAAACGTTACGTCAAATCAGAGCTTGATGAAATAGAGGGTATAGGCCAAACCCGTAAAAAAGCCCTTATCAGGCATTTTAAATCAGTTGCGGCTATTAAAAAAGCAGATATTACACAATTGCAGGAAGTAGATGGTATAAGCGAGAAAATAGCAAAAAAGATTTATGAATATTTTAATTAA
- a CDS encoding metallophosphoesterase, with protein MSIFTIADLHLALGIDKPMDVFGGRWSNYMEKLKENWIGNVSDNDTVIIPGDVSWATYIDSAYEDFRFIEDLPGKKVISKGNHDYWWTTSSKLNKYLSENNLSTISFMHNNAFELEGVAVCGTRGWKGPGEDDFKKDDEKIYKREIERLELSVKAALKLELSHMLVFMHYPPVTVKSPMTGFIDIMKKYEIKECYYGHLHGEGIKGAIEGEYEGIDLKLVSADYLNFKPFKII; from the coding sequence ATGTCAATTTTTACGATAGCAGACCTTCATCTTGCCTTGGGAATAGACAAGCCAATGGATGTATTTGGTGGCAGATGGTCAAACTATATGGAAAAGCTTAAAGAAAACTGGATAGGCAATGTTTCTGATAATGACACTGTAATTATTCCCGGTGATGTTTCTTGGGCCACCTATATAGACAGCGCTTATGAGGATTTCAGGTTTATAGAGGATTTACCGGGGAAAAAAGTAATTTCCAAGGGAAATCATGATTATTGGTGGACTACTTCGTCAAAGCTTAATAAATATCTATCAGAGAACAACTTGAGTACCATATCTTTTATGCATAACAATGCCTTTGAATTGGAAGGAGTTGCGGTATGCGGTACGAGGGGATGGAAGGGCCCCGGAGAAGACGATTTTAAAAAAGATGATGAGAAAATATACAAGAGGGAAATAGAACGACTGGAGTTATCCGTCAAGGCAGCTTTAAAGCTGGAACTTTCACATATGCTGGTATTTATGCATTATCCTCCGGTTACTGTCAAAAGTCCTATGACAGGATTTATTGATATAATGAAGAAATACGAAATAAAAGAGTGTTACTACGGTCATTTGCATGGCGAAGGTATAAAAGGGGCAATCGAAGGAGAGTATGAAGGTATCGATTTAAAACTTGTTTCAGCAGATTATTTGAACTTTAAACCATTTAAAATCATATAG